A stretch of Acidimicrobiales bacterium DNA encodes these proteins:
- a CDS encoding YHYH protein, which yields MTRSRRISAALLAVALLAASCADDATTDTADSTDTTTTTDTTTTTDTTTTTDTDSAANDTSCADVAATFATDGSANADLPDPEVEAVCEGESVVITSNGIPDYTYIETSPGSPIDADLTFTIPAQPTVASETTAVPALGSAAVAVNGVPIYGPTEGQGGDVLSLVGALSECGSHNGPTGFHMHLFGTSESTDCLYSPEEVAAGRQLVGYAFDGFPIYTGNGIYESSWELTDESLFATDTWSAHSYVAGSGDLDECNGLTDADGNYAYYTTDTFPYVLGCYTGVVDLGAAGGGAGELGPPPA from the coding sequence ATGACGAGATCACGACGAATCAGTGCCGCTCTCCTCGCCGTCGCGCTCCTCGCGGCGTCGTGTGCCGATGACGCGACCACGGACACGGCCGACAGCACCGACACCACGACCACCACCGACACCACGACCACCACCGACACCACGACCACCACCGACACCGATTCCGCCGCGAACGACACGTCGTGCGCCGACGTCGCCGCCACGTTCGCAACGGACGGTTCCGCCAACGCCGACCTTCCCGACCCGGAGGTCGAGGCCGTGTGCGAAGGCGAAAGCGTCGTCATCACCTCGAACGGCATCCCCGACTACACCTACATCGAGACCTCGCCCGGCTCCCCGATCGACGCCGACCTGACGTTCACGATCCCCGCTCAGCCGACCGTGGCCTCCGAGACGACGGCGGTGCCGGCGCTGGGTTCCGCAGCGGTCGCCGTCAACGGCGTACCCATCTACGGACCGACCGAGGGACAGGGCGGCGACGTGCTCTCCCTGGTCGGGGCGCTGAGCGAGTGTGGGAGCCACAACGGACCGACCGGCTTCCACATGCACCTGTTCGGCACCAGCGAGTCCACCGACTGCCTCTATTCGCCGGAGGAGGTCGCCGCGGGTCGCCAGCTCGTCGGCTACGCCTTCGACGGCTTCCCCATCTACACCGGCAACGGCATCTACGAGTCGTCCTGGGAGCTCACCGACGAATCGCTGTTCGCGACCGACACGTGGAGCGCACACTCCTACGTGGCCGGAAGCGGCGACCTCGACGAGTGCAACGGTCTCACCGATGCCGACGGGAACTACGCCTACTACACGACCGACACGTTCCCCTACGTGCTCGGTTGCTACACGGGCGTCGTGGACCTCGGCGCGGCCGGCGGCGGTGCGGGCGAACTCGGCCCCCCGCCGGCGTGA
- a CDS encoding SRPBCC family protein: MARTVDGVQPCDMGTLTPQGPDWIHTAPYQPSATRDLDASPAEVFAALIDHENWPKWFTNIERVERFGDQHEGVGSHRRVHINKRVAIDEEFNVWEPNERWGFTILSATIGGLNSMNELVTIEDLGDDRSRVTYTMGIDAKLLVAPLLKVGRKAVQKNLANALDNLGPYIVSQRPTG; the protein is encoded by the coding sequence ATGGCCCGGACGGTGGACGGCGTGCAACCATGCGACATGGGAACCCTCACGCCACAGGGGCCGGACTGGATCCACACGGCCCCCTACCAACCGAGCGCCACGCGCGATCTCGACGCGTCGCCGGCTGAAGTCTTCGCTGCTCTCATCGACCACGAGAACTGGCCGAAGTGGTTCACCAACATCGAGCGCGTCGAGCGCTTCGGCGACCAGCACGAGGGGGTCGGGTCGCACCGTCGGGTCCACATCAACAAGCGGGTGGCGATCGACGAGGAGTTCAACGTCTGGGAGCCGAACGAGCGCTGGGGGTTCACGATCCTGTCCGCGACGATCGGCGGACTGAACTCGATGAACGAGCTCGTCACGATCGAGGATCTCGGCGACGACCGCTCGCGGGTGACCTACACGATGGGGATCGACGCCAAGCTTCTCGTCGCGCCGCTGCTGAAGGTCGGCCGCAAGGCCGTCCAGAAGAACCTCGCGAATGCGCTCGACAACCTCGGCCCCTACATCGTCTCGCAGCGGCCGACGGGCTGA
- a CDS encoding Fe-Mn family superoxide dismutase, protein MPIDLPPLPYADDALDPHISERTISFHYGKHHASYVKNLNGLIEGTDLAAASLEDIVRTAEPGGLFNNAAQVWNHTFYWNSMAPDGGGDPSGDLADAIEASFGSVDDFKQQFKDDATGNFGSGWTWLVREGDGLAIVKTDDADTPLAHGQTALLTIDVWEHAYYLDYQNARPAYVDTFIDKLLNWQFVDANFTASTGV, encoded by the coding sequence ATGCCCATCGATCTTCCCCCGCTGCCCTACGCCGACGACGCGCTCGATCCCCACATCAGCGAGCGCACGATCTCGTTCCACTACGGCAAGCACCACGCGTCCTACGTGAAGAACCTCAACGGGCTCATCGAGGGCACCGATCTCGCCGCCGCGTCGCTCGAGGACATCGTGCGCACGGCCGAGCCGGGCGGGCTGTTCAACAACGCCGCCCAGGTGTGGAACCACACCTTCTACTGGAACTCGATGGCGCCCGACGGCGGTGGCGATCCGAGCGGTGACCTGGCCGACGCGATCGAGGCGAGCTTCGGTTCGGTCGACGACTTCAAGCAGCAGTTCAAGGACGATGCCACCGGCAACTTCGGCTCCGGCTGGACGTGGCTGGTGCGGGAGGGCGACGGCCTCGCGATCGTGAAGACCGACGACGCCGACACCCCGCTCGCCCACGGCCAGACGGCGTTGCTGACGATCGACGTGTGGGAACACGCCTACTACCTCGACTACCAGAACGCCCGCCCCGCCTACGTCGACACCTTCATCGACAAGCTCCTCAACTGGCAGTTCGTCGACGCCAACTTCACCGCTTCAACTGGGGTCTGA
- a CDS encoding CBS domain-containing protein, which translates to MSTIADLMTATPITLSADDEIGLARDAMLEAGVHCLPVVRDGAPIGVVSSWDLVEEYSPLEAVRNAMTPRVLTVGVDEDARTAAAIMQTNMVHHLVVVDIASHVVGVVSSLDLLADLTG; encoded by the coding sequence ATGAGCACCATTGCCGACCTGATGACGGCGACCCCGATCACGCTCAGCGCCGACGACGAGATCGGGCTGGCCCGCGACGCGATGCTCGAGGCCGGCGTGCACTGCCTTCCCGTCGTTCGCGACGGCGCCCCGATCGGCGTCGTGAGTTCGTGGGACCTCGTGGAGGAGTATTCGCCGCTCGAAGCGGTCCGCAACGCGATGACTCCCCGGGTCCTGACGGTCGGCGTGGACGAGGACGCGAGGACTGCGGCCGCGATCATGCAGACGAACATGGTTCACCACCTCGTCGTCGTCGACATCGCGAGCCATGTGGTCGGCGTGGTCAGTTCCCTCGATCTGCTCGCCGACCTGACGGGCTGA
- a CDS encoding AAA family ATPase, producing the protein MPAAPDLSTTTAETHMSWLFFTPDRAYKRLKPVAMPFIDHTGVSQRIASIDREFELNHAISPDVYLGTADVHEHGELVDRMLVMRRLPEARRLSNLVGTPDFDTQLRAVAKSIATLHAERAPVLDAPMAEHAAVARNWADNIAVFREHIGATFSEDDVDRVEQLVGRYLDRREVLFADRISGGWVRDVHGDLIADDIYCLDDGPRLIDCLAFNDRWRIVDVLADIAFLVMDIHRLAGATAAERLMAWYHEFSNEQHPASLAHHYVAYRASVRAKVACLRAAQGDHASHSIAGAYLRLVLDHLERARLRVIMVGGGPGTGKSTLARQLGEHFGYAVLSSDEVRKDVTATPRDEHHFAAVGGDIYQPGVNRQTHDELRREADLLLRNGCGVILDATWRDPCDREAVRQLAQRRGAELVELRCTLDTETAKARVRHRLADPTDPGSISDATPELIDTLAAQPFHWPEATEIATDGRAEQAKQRAARACSVDTPPRRETAPTKETP; encoded by the coding sequence ATGCCCGCCGCGCCCGATCTGTCGACGACCACGGCCGAAACCCACATGTCGTGGCTGTTCTTCACCCCCGACCGGGCCTACAAGCGGTTGAAGCCGGTGGCGATGCCGTTCATCGATCACACGGGCGTGTCCCAACGCATTGCGTCGATCGACCGGGAATTCGAACTCAACCACGCCATCAGCCCGGACGTGTACCTCGGAACCGCAGACGTCCACGAACACGGTGAACTCGTCGACCGGATGCTGGTCATGCGCCGTCTCCCGGAGGCGCGCCGGCTGTCCAACCTCGTCGGCACGCCCGACTTCGACACCCAGCTCCGCGCCGTCGCCAAGTCCATCGCCACGCTTCATGCCGAGCGGGCGCCCGTGCTCGATGCGCCGATGGCCGAGCACGCCGCGGTCGCCCGCAACTGGGCTGACAACATCGCGGTGTTCCGCGAGCACATCGGCGCGACCTTCTCCGAAGACGACGTCGACCGGGTCGAGCAGCTCGTCGGGCGGTATCTGGATCGTCGCGAGGTCCTGTTCGCGGATCGGATCTCCGGCGGATGGGTGCGCGACGTGCACGGCGACCTCATCGCCGACGACATCTACTGCCTCGATGACGGCCCCCGACTGATCGATTGCCTCGCGTTCAACGACCGCTGGCGCATCGTCGACGTGCTGGCGGACATCGCGTTCCTCGTGATGGACATCCATCGCCTCGCGGGAGCGACCGCCGCCGAGCGACTCATGGCCTGGTACCACGAGTTCAGCAACGAGCAGCACCCTGCGTCGCTGGCGCACCACTATGTCGCCTATCGAGCGTCCGTACGGGCGAAGGTGGCATGCCTGCGGGCGGCCCAGGGTGACCATGCCAGCCACTCGATCGCCGGCGCCTACCTCCGTCTGGTGCTCGACCATCTCGAACGGGCCCGGCTGCGGGTCATCATGGTCGGCGGCGGCCCCGGCACCGGGAAATCCACACTGGCCCGCCAGCTCGGCGAACACTTCGGTTACGCCGTGCTCTCCAGCGACGAGGTCCGCAAGGACGTGACGGCGACGCCCCGCGACGAGCACCACTTCGCGGCCGTCGGCGGCGACATCTACCAGCCCGGGGTGAACCGTCAGACCCACGACGAGCTGCGCCGCGAGGCCGACCTCCTGCTGCGCAACGGCTGCGGCGTGATCCTCGATGCGACCTGGCGGGACCCGTGTGATCGCGAGGCGGTTCGCCAGCTGGCCCAGCGTCGCGGGGCCGAGCTCGTCGAGCTGCGTTGCACACTCGACACCGAGACCGCCAAGGCCCGCGTGCGTCATCGCCTCGCCGACCCAACCGACCCCGGCAGCATCTCGGACGCCACGCCCGAGCTGATCGACACCCTGGCCGCCCAGCCGTTCCATTGGCCCGAGGCGACCGAGATCGCCACCGACGGCCGGGCCGAGCAGGCGAAGCAGCGCGCCGCGCGAGCCTGTTCGGTCGACACGCCACCGCGCCGCGAGACGGCTCCGACGAAAGAGACACCATGA
- a CDS encoding glutamine synthetase family protein: MDLDELRTQVAAGDIDTVVVGFTDHYGRTMGKRFDADFFLESGVEDGTHACDYLLTVDMEMEPVDGFAFANWDAGYGDFHLVADLTTLRRAGWTTGTAFVLCDVIDNTTHAPVAVAPRSILRHQIDDLAAAGFTAAAASELEFYLFRDSYRAAHEKGYRGLEAAGWYVEDYHLLQASRVEDYVGAARRALRDSEIPVENSKGEAAIGQHELNVRYAEALAMADRHVVMKQAMKELADSQGVSVTFMAKPDAAQPGNSCHIHLSLWANDANAFAASDGDGRSDVFRWFLGGWMRHAADLMVCYAPTVNSYKRYQDQSWAPTKVAWSTDNRTAGFRIVGTGSSLRIENRIPGADVNPYLAYAAAIASGLDGIRNQIEPPPEFRGDVYAADDIPTVPTTLGEAHARFAASAEARRLLGDDVVDHYSHHLANELAAANAAVTDWEMRRYFERI, from the coding sequence ATGGACCTCGATGAACTCCGGACCCAGGTCGCCGCGGGCGACATCGACACCGTCGTCGTCGGCTTCACCGACCACTACGGACGCACGATGGGCAAGCGGTTCGACGCCGACTTCTTCCTGGAGAGCGGCGTCGAGGACGGCACCCATGCGTGTGACTACCTGCTCACCGTCGACATGGAGATGGAACCCGTGGACGGCTTCGCGTTCGCGAACTGGGACGCCGGCTACGGCGACTTCCACCTCGTCGCGGACCTCACCACACTGCGCCGCGCCGGGTGGACGACCGGCACCGCCTTCGTGCTGTGCGACGTGATCGACAACACGACCCATGCGCCGGTCGCCGTCGCCCCCCGTTCGATCCTGCGCCACCAGATCGACGACCTCGCCGCGGCCGGATTCACGGCCGCCGCGGCCAGCGAGCTCGAGTTCTACCTGTTCCGCGACAGCTATCGCGCCGCCCACGAGAAGGGCTATCGCGGCCTCGAAGCGGCCGGCTGGTACGTCGAGGACTACCACCTGCTCCAGGCGAGTCGGGTCGAGGACTATGTCGGGGCCGCCCGGCGGGCCCTGCGCGACAGCGAGATCCCGGTCGAGAACTCGAAGGGCGAGGCGGCGATCGGCCAGCACGAACTCAACGTCCGCTACGCGGAGGCGCTGGCGATGGCCGACCGCCACGTCGTCATGAAGCAGGCGATGAAGGAGCTGGCCGACAGCCAGGGCGTCAGCGTCACCTTCATGGCCAAGCCCGACGCGGCCCAGCCCGGCAACAGCTGCCACATCCATCTGTCGCTCTGGGCCAACGACGCCAACGCCTTCGCCGCCAGCGACGGCGACGGACGCTCGGACGTCTTCCGCTGGTTCCTCGGGGGGTGGATGCGCCACGCCGCCGACCTGATGGTCTGCTACGCCCCGACCGTGAACAGCTACAAGCGCTACCAGGACCAGTCGTGGGCCCCGACGAAGGTCGCGTGGTCGACGGACAACCGCACCGCCGGCTTCCGCATCGTCGGCACCGGGTCGAGCCTGCGCATCGAGAACCGGATCCCGGGGGCGGACGTGAACCCGTACCTCGCCTACGCGGCCGCGATCGCGAGCGGGCTCGACGGCATCCGCAACCAGATCGAGCCACCACCGGAGTTCCGCGGCGACGTCTACGCGGCCGACGACATCCCGACCGTGCCGACGACGCTCGGCGAGGCGCACGCCCGGTTCGCGGCGAGTGCGGAAGCCCGCCGGCTGCTCGGCGACGACGTCGTGGACCACTACAGCCATCACCTGGCCAACGAGCTCGCGGCCGCGAACGCCGCCGTGACCGACTGGGAGATGCGGCGCTACTTCGAGCGGATTTGA
- a CDS encoding iron-containing alcohol dehydrogenase has protein sequence MTAANWSFPTAIRFGAGRIAEIADACAAAGLARPLIVTDPGMVELPMLATLRAHLDADAVPHATFHELRPNPLGSDVDRGVEAFRTGGHDGVISFGGGSALDVGKLIAFMAGQTRPLWDFEDVGDNWTRADADAIAPVVAVPTTAGTGSEVGRAGVVVNEAEGRKFVAFHPGMLAAVVIADPELTVGLPPTLTVGTGIDAFSHCLEALCAPGYHPMADGIAVEGCRLVIENLPSVVADPGDIDARGQMMSAAAMGAVAFQKGLGAIHAISHPVSVRWHTHHGMTNAVLMPYVLDANAAHVADRLDRLADYCGIQGGGDGLRNHIVGWRESLDVPNTLVDLGADPAAVGDIAADALLEPPAAGNPRPLTHELAAEIYLAACEGALHGPR, from the coding sequence GTGACCGCGGCCAACTGGAGCTTCCCGACCGCGATCCGCTTCGGTGCCGGCCGGATCGCCGAGATCGCGGACGCGTGCGCCGCCGCGGGCTTGGCGCGCCCGCTGATCGTGACCGACCCCGGCATGGTGGAGCTGCCGATGCTCGCGACCCTGCGCGCCCATCTGGACGCCGACGCCGTCCCCCACGCGACCTTCCACGAGCTGCGCCCGAACCCGCTCGGCTCGGACGTGGACCGCGGTGTCGAGGCCTTCCGGACCGGCGGCCACGACGGCGTGATCTCGTTCGGCGGCGGATCCGCGCTCGACGTCGGCAAGTTGATCGCCTTCATGGCCGGTCAGACGAGGCCGCTGTGGGACTTCGAGGACGTCGGCGACAACTGGACCCGGGCCGACGCCGACGCGATCGCGCCGGTGGTCGCCGTCCCCACCACGGCCGGCACCGGCAGCGAGGTCGGGCGAGCCGGTGTCGTCGTCAACGAAGCCGAGGGCCGCAAGTTCGTGGCCTTCCATCCCGGCATGCTCGCCGCCGTCGTCATCGCCGATCCCGAGCTGACGGTCGGCCTGCCCCCGACGCTCACCGTCGGCACCGGGATCGACGCGTTCTCCCACTGCCTCGAGGCCCTGTGCGCACCCGGGTACCACCCGATGGCGGACGGCATCGCCGTCGAGGGCTGCCGGCTCGTCATCGAGAACCTCCCGAGCGTCGTGGCCGACCCGGGCGACATCGACGCCCGCGGCCAGATGATGTCCGCCGCGGCGATGGGCGCCGTCGCGTTCCAGAAGGGACTCGGCGCGATCCACGCGATCTCCCATCCGGTGAGCGTGCGCTGGCACACCCACCACGGCATGACCAACGCCGTGTTGATGCCGTACGTGCTCGACGCCAACGCCGCCCATGTCGCCGACCGGCTCGACCGGCTCGCCGACTATTGCGGCATCCAGGGTGGTGGTGACGGTCTCCGCAACCACATCGTCGGCTGGCGCGAATCGCTCGACGTGCCGAACACCCTCGTGGACCTCGGCGCCGATCCGGCCGCCGTCGGCGACATCGCCGCCGACGCCCTGCTCGAGCCGCCGGCCGCCGGGAACCCCCGACCGCTCACCCACGAGCTGGCCGCCGAGATCTACCTCGCCGCCTGCGAAGGAGCACTCCATGGACCTCGATGA
- a CDS encoding phytanoyl-CoA dioxygenase family protein has translation MIPVLHRGDDPDRIGAALSEHGAVIIEDFLDAATVAAINAEVGPLVEADDPTTRTFVNPFIADFFGTKVKHLSGLATHSRAFVDNVLLHPLYDEVCRRVLGPSCAEWTLNIGHLLQRGPGAEQQYVHRDHDVWNFLPSPHPEVELASLVALTEFTADNGATRLVPGSNHWDGDRYPTDDELEIAEMPAGAAVIYLGSVFHAGGANCTEDEWRRGFHLSFVVGWLRTEENNTLATPPDVARDLPLRAQELIGYKAHDAIETGGGYLGVVDVRHPTELLASGEL, from the coding sequence ATGATCCCCGTGCTGCACCGAGGCGACGACCCCGACCGGATCGGCGCCGCGCTCAGCGAACACGGCGCCGTCATCATCGAGGACTTCCTCGACGCCGCGACGGTCGCCGCGATCAACGCCGAGGTCGGCCCCCTCGTGGAAGCGGACGATCCGACCACCCGGACGTTCGTCAACCCGTTCATCGCCGACTTCTTCGGCACGAAGGTGAAGCACCTCAGCGGCCTCGCGACCCACTCGCGGGCGTTCGTGGACAACGTCCTGCTCCACCCGCTCTACGACGAGGTCTGCCGGCGGGTGCTCGGACCGAGCTGCGCCGAGTGGACGCTCAACATCGGCCATCTGCTCCAACGAGGCCCCGGCGCCGAGCAGCAGTACGTGCACCGCGACCACGACGTGTGGAACTTCCTGCCGAGTCCGCATCCCGAAGTCGAGCTCGCCTCACTCGTCGCCCTCACCGAGTTCACCGCCGACAACGGCGCGACCCGCCTCGTGCCCGGCAGCAACCACTGGGACGGCGACCGCTACCCGACCGACGACGAGCTCGAGATCGCCGAGATGCCCGCGGGCGCGGCAGTCATCTATCTCGGGTCGGTCTTCCATGCGGGCGGGGCCAACTGCACCGAGGACGAATGGCGGCGCGGCTTTCACCTCAGCTTCGTGGTCGGCTGGCTGCGCACCGAGGAGAACAACACGCTCGCGACGCCCCCGGACGTCGCCCGTGACCTGCCCCTGCGGGCGCAGGAGCTGATCGGCTACAAGGCCCACGACGCCATCGAGACCGGCGGCGGCTACCTCGGTGTCGTCGATGTCCGCCATCCCACCGAGTTGCTGGCCTCCGGCGAGTTGTGA
- a CDS encoding LysR family transcriptional regulator, which translates to MWVDLQVRHLLALRAVAEEGTFSAAAARLGFSQSAVSQQIGSLEKIVGHRLVERSAGPQPSALTTMGRVVLDHADTMLECIVAAEHEVSRFAAGLTGRLRVGTFQSVATRLLPIALQQLRSESPDVEVELVEEDLDLDLRLGMLDRGELDLTFVESDVDDRFEIDVLGEDPHVLVAPRDFPEGPLDLHLLADHPMVGEPPGGACGLHAVQTLERYGVTPRYVFRSHDNGTLQRMVSAGIGVAIMALLSVDQSDDSIVIRSTTPPIPPRTLALAWKRGADLPPTAARFREIMHDVCRQELAGVPVG; encoded by the coding sequence ATGTGGGTCGACCTCCAGGTACGCCATCTCCTCGCCCTGCGCGCCGTCGCCGAGGAGGGCACGTTCTCGGCGGCCGCCGCCCGTCTCGGCTTCAGCCAGTCGGCCGTCTCGCAGCAGATCGGCAGCCTCGAGAAGATCGTCGGTCACCGCCTCGTCGAACGCTCGGCCGGCCCCCAGCCGTCCGCGCTCACCACGATGGGCCGGGTCGTGCTGGACCATGCCGACACCATGCTGGAGTGCATCGTCGCGGCCGAACACGAGGTCTCGCGCTTCGCCGCCGGCCTCACCGGGCGCCTGCGGGTCGGCACCTTCCAGTCCGTCGCCACCCGCCTGTTGCCCATCGCTTTGCAACAGCTGCGGTCCGAGTCGCCCGACGTCGAGGTCGAGCTCGTCGAGGAGGACCTGGACCTCGACCTCCGACTCGGAATGCTCGACCGCGGCGAGCTCGATCTGACCTTCGTCGAGTCGGATGTGGACGATCGGTTCGAGATCGACGTGCTCGGCGAGGATCCCCACGTGCTCGTCGCCCCCCGTGACTTCCCCGAAGGGCCGCTGGACCTCCACCTCCTCGCCGACCACCCGATGGTCGGAGAGCCGCCGGGGGGTGCGTGCGGGCTCCACGCCGTCCAGACCCTCGAGCGCTACGGCGTCACCCCGCGCTATGTCTTCCGCAGCCACGACAACGGCACCCTCCAGCGCATGGTCTCCGCCGGCATCGGGGTCGCCATCATGGCGCTGCTGTCGGTCGACCAGTCCGACGACTCGATCGTGATCCGCTCCACCACACCGCCCATCCCGCCGCGCACGCTCGCGTTGGCCTGGAAGCGCGGTGCGGATCTGCCACCCACGGCGGCGCGGTTCCGTGAGATCATGCACGACGTCTGCCGTCAGGAGCTTGCCGGCGTCCCGGTCGGCTGA
- a CDS encoding alcohol dehydrogenase catalytic domain-containing protein, translated as MVKAAVCREFGAPLCVEDIIVASPGPGQVKVAVDACAICHSDIHFIDGAWGGALPAIYGHEAAGTVSEVGDGVDTVAVGDRVVVSLIRSCGSCPGCAKGMPVTCTGRFSIDRTRPLTDANGDTLVHGLKTGTFAEEALVDQSQVVPVPADIPMTSAALLGCGVITGFGAVTNTARMEAGADVAVIGCGGVGLNAVQGAAIAGAAQVIAIDIAADKLDAAREFGATAGVSAAADDVAAQVRSLTDGAGVDYVFVTVGAKPAIEQAFSLLAPGGAVVLVGMTATGVMVEVDATDIAGNSQRVLGSKMGGGRLPIDIPLLVSLYQSGRLKLDELVSKTFPIEDINEAINEVKRGEARRNVIVFDRSAPGATP; from the coding sequence ATGGTCAAGGCTGCCGTCTGCCGCGAGTTCGGCGCACCGCTCTGCGTCGAGGACATCATCGTCGCGTCGCCCGGTCCCGGCCAGGTCAAGGTGGCCGTCGACGCGTGCGCGATCTGCCACTCCGACATCCATTTCATCGATGGCGCCTGGGGCGGGGCCCTCCCCGCGATCTATGGGCACGAAGCGGCGGGCACGGTGTCCGAGGTCGGCGACGGCGTCGACACCGTGGCGGTCGGCGATCGGGTCGTCGTCTCGCTGATCCGCAGCTGCGGGTCGTGCCCGGGATGTGCGAAGGGCATGCCGGTCACCTGCACCGGCCGCTTCTCGATCGACCGCACCCGTCCGCTCACCGATGCCAACGGCGACACCCTCGTGCACGGACTCAAGACCGGCACCTTCGCCGAGGAGGCGCTCGTCGATCAGTCACAGGTGGTGCCCGTGCCGGCGGACATCCCGATGACCAGTGCGGCCCTGCTCGGCTGCGGCGTGATCACGGGATTCGGCGCAGTCACCAACACGGCACGGATGGAAGCGGGCGCGGACGTCGCCGTGATCGGCTGCGGTGGCGTCGGCCTCAACGCGGTCCAGGGCGCCGCGATCGCGGGCGCCGCGCAGGTGATCGCGATCGACATCGCAGCCGACAAGCTCGATGCCGCCCGGGAGTTCGGGGCGACCGCCGGCGTGTCGGCGGCGGCGGACGACGTCGCCGCCCAGGTTCGCTCGCTCACCGACGGCGCTGGCGTCGACTATGTGTTCGTCACCGTGGGGGCGAAGCCGGCGATCGAGCAGGCGTTCTCGCTGCTCGCGCCGGGCGGGGCTGTCGTGCTCGTCGGCATGACCGCAACCGGGGTGATGGTGGAGGTGGACGCCACGGACATCGCCGGCAACAGCCAGCGCGTCCTCGGGTCGAAGATGGGCGGCGGTCGGCTGCCGATCGACATCCCGCTGCTCGTCTCGCTGTACCAGAGCGGGCGATTGAAGCTCGACGAACTGGTGTCGAAGACCTTCCCGATCGAGGACATCAACGAGGCGATCAACGAGGTGAAGCGGGGCGAGGCGCGCCGCAACGTGATCGTGTTCGACCGCTCGGCACCCGGAGCCACCCCGTGA
- a CDS encoding mandelate racemase/muconate lactonizing enzyme family protein — MKIESFETFVVANPPPSMGGRYFIFVKLVTDDGIVGYGEVYTATFSPDVVARMTEDVCERHIVGNDPHHIERMWREVYGAGYTLRPDISLGSVLSGIECALWDIVGKAHGVPVYELLGGRVHDRLRAYTYLYPAPAEAMDVYEYGHPVYTDPAVAAARAAEEVERLGFTAVKFDPAGPYTVYDGHMPPLETIERSANFCAAIREAVGTKADLLFGTHGQFTAAGAIRLAKAIEPYDPLWFEEPVPPENVDEMARVARGTSIPVATGERLTTKWEFARVVEAGAAAILQPALGRCGGILEAKKIAAIAETHYVQMAPHLYCGPIEALANIQFATCTPNFLILEAIRDFGGFHNELLTNPIELVDGYVIPPTEPGIGAALSEDVARAHPWTGTHLHLEPKTTPETP; from the coding sequence GTGAAGATCGAGTCGTTCGAGACGTTCGTGGTCGCCAACCCGCCGCCGTCGATGGGCGGGCGCTACTTCATCTTCGTGAAGCTCGTCACCGACGACGGCATCGTCGGCTACGGCGAGGTCTACACGGCCACGTTCAGCCCCGACGTCGTGGCCCGCATGACCGAGGACGTCTGCGAGCGCCACATCGTCGGCAACGATCCCCATCACATCGAGCGCATGTGGCGGGAGGTCTACGGCGCCGGCTACACGCTGCGGCCGGACATCTCGCTCGGGTCGGTCCTCAGCGGGATCGAGTGTGCCCTGTGGGACATCGTCGGCAAGGCCCACGGCGTCCCGGTGTACGAGTTGCTCGGCGGGCGGGTCCACGATCGGCTGCGGGCCTACACCTACCTCTACCCGGCCCCGGCCGAGGCGATGGATGTCTACGAGTATGGCCATCCCGTCTACACGGACCCCGCCGTCGCCGCGGCGCGAGCGGCCGAGGAGGTCGAACGGCTGGGCTTCACCGCCGTGAAGTTCGACCCGGCCGGGCCCTACACGGTCTACGACGGCCACATGCCCCCGCTCGAGACGATCGAGCGCTCGGCGAACTTCTGTGCCGCGATCCGTGAGGCGGTCGGGACCAAGGCGGATCTGCTGTTCGGCACCCACGGCCAGTTCACCGCCGCCGGGGCGATCCGGCTTGCCAAGGCGATCGAGCCCTACGACCCGCTGTGGTTCGAGGAGCCGGTGCCGCCGGAGAACGTGGACGAGATGGCCCGCGTCGCGCGGGGCACCTCCATCCCCGTCGCCACCGGCGAGCGGCTGACGACGAAGTGGGAGTTCGCCCGCGTGGTCGAGGCCGGCGCGGCCGCGATCCTGCAACCGGCCCTCGGACGCTGCGGCGGCATCCTCGAAGCGAAGAAGATCGCGGCCATCGCCGAGACCCACTACGTCCAGATGGCGCCCCATCTCTACTGCGGACCGATCGAGGCACTCGCCAACATCCAGTTCGCCACCTGCACGCCGAACTTCCTGATCCTCGAAGCGATCCGCGACTTCGGCGGGTTCCACAACGAACTCCTGACGAACCCGATCGAGCTCGTCGACGGCTACGTCATCCCCCCGACGGAGCCCGGCATCGGCGCCGCCCTCAGCGAGGACGTCGCCCGCGCCCACCCCTGGACCGGCACCCACCTCCACCTCGAACCGAAGACCACCCCCGAAACCCCCTGA